From Methylobacterium radiodurans, a single genomic window includes:
- a CDS encoding ImuA family protein, with translation MEPQRDGSDEDLLPSTSPAARAERIEALRARIVLPDAASCPLLPLGVPLIDWCLPGGLGLGLPHEVVPDGPGDEAASLGFALALVARRLAEATGEALLVLAPGHPLPYGHGLAGLGLDPERLLILEVGSEADVFRALEAALQSRALRAVAGLVSEGLPLIAGRRLRIVGGDALLLVLRPTGAEQPNGAATRWRIAAAPAARDCFGHPVAPRWRLRLDRCRNGRTGTWIVEWDRAARRFGLAERLAGHASAAGGRRS, from the coding sequence ATGGAGCCTCAACGTGATGGATCGGACGAAGACCTGCTCCCCTCGACCAGTCCGGCCGCGCGGGCCGAGCGGATCGAGGCGTTGCGCGCCCGGATCGTGCTGCCGGATGCCGCGTCCTGCCCGCTCCTACCCCTCGGTGTCCCCCTCATCGACTGGTGTCTCCCCGGCGGGCTCGGGCTCGGCCTGCCGCACGAGGTCGTGCCGGACGGGCCGGGCGACGAGGCCGCCTCTCTCGGCTTCGCGCTCGCGCTGGTGGCGCGCCGGCTGGCGGAGGCGACCGGGGAGGCGCTCCTCGTCCTCGCCCCAGGCCACCCCCTCCCCTACGGCCACGGCCTTGCCGGGCTCGGGCTCGATCCGGAGCGCCTGCTCATCCTGGAGGTCGGCAGCGAGGCGGATGTGTTCCGCGCGCTCGAGGCGGCGCTGCAGTCCCGTGCCCTGCGGGCCGTCGCGGGGCTGGTGAGCGAGGGGCTGCCGCTCATCGCTGGCCGCCGTCTCCGGATCGTCGGCGGCGACGCGCTGCTGCTGGTCCTGCGCCCGACCGGCGCCGAGCAGCCGAACGGCGCCGCGACGCGCTGGCGGATCGCCGCGGCGCCGGCGGCCCGCGACTGCTTCGGCCATCCGGTCGCGCCCCGCTGGCGCCTCCGGCTCGACCGCTGCCGCAACGGCCGCACCGGCACCTGGATCGTGGAGTGGGACCGTGCCGCGCGTCGTTTCGGTCTGGCTGAGAGACTGGCCGGTCACGCGTCTGCGGCGGGCGGGCGGCGTTCCTGA
- the metH gene encoding methionine synthase → MTDFPPVDGTEIERALRQRASEKILVLDGAMGTVIQRLKFSEEDFRGDRFKDHAHDQKGNNDLLILSQPDAIRQIHLDYFLAGADVCETNTFSGTTIAQADYGMESIIHELNAQGARLAREAAKLAQEKDGRRRFVAGAIGPTNRTLSISPDVNNPGYRAVTFDQVRQAYVEQVRGLIDGGAELILIETIFDTLNAKAAVAAAWQVFEETGIRLPIQISGTITDLSGRTLSGQTPAAFWNSLRHSSPLTFGLNCALGAREMRGHIAELSRICDTLVCAYPNAGLPNEFGLYDESPEAMGKLVGEFAESGLVNMVGGCCGTTPDHIRAIAEAVADKKPRAIPEIPRLMRLSGLEPFVLTKEIPFVNVGERTNVTGSAKFRKLITNGDYAAALDVARDQVAAGAQVIDVNMDEGLLDSQKAMVEFLNLVAAEPDIARVPVMVDSSKFEVIEAGLKCLQGKPIVNSISMKEGEEKFIHDAKVCRSYGAAVVVMAFDEQGQADTFERKVEICTRAYKVLTEQVGFPPEDIIFDPNIFAVATGIEEHNPYGVAFIEATRKIRETLPHAHISGGVSNLSFAFRGNEPVREAMHAVFLYHCINAGMDMGIVNAGQLAVYDEIPAELRELCEDVVLNRREDSTERLLEAAERFKTGASAQAKTADLSWREGPVEKRIEHALVNGITEYIVADTEEARQAAERPLHVIEGPLMAGMNVVGDLFGSGKMFLPQVVKSARVMKQAVAYLEPFMEEEKRANGGTGQRQAAGKVLMATVKGDVHDIGKNIVGVVLACNNYEIIDLGVMVPAAKILETAKREKVDIVGLSGLITPSLDEMVHVASEMEREGLEVPLLIGGATTSRVHTAVKIHPAYERGQAVYVTDASRAVGVVSSLISKETRGATIDKVRAEYAKVADAHRRSEADKQRLPLAKARANAFKIDWSGYKPTKPSFTGTRVYGSYEVADLVPYIDWTPFLQTYEFKGRFPAILDDPEQGPAARALFEDAQAMLKQIVEERWFNPKAVIGFWPANSVGDDIALYTGESRQERLATFHGLRQQLSKRDGRPNTCLSDFVAPEGTGIADYVGGFVVTAGLEEVRIAERFERANDDYRSILVKALADRIAEAFAERMHERVRKEFWGYAPDESFTADDLVHEKYDGIRPAPGYPAQPDHTEKTTLFDLLKAESRIGVKLTESYAMWPGSSVSGIYIGHPEAHYFGVAKVERDQVEDYAARKGMDVAQVERWLGPILNYDPARYLAAAAE, encoded by the coding sequence ATGACCGACTTCCCCCCCGTCGACGGCACCGAGATCGAGCGCGCGCTGCGCCAGCGCGCCTCCGAGAAGATCCTCGTCCTCGACGGGGCGATGGGCACGGTGATCCAGCGCCTGAAGTTCTCGGAAGAGGACTTTCGCGGAGATCGCTTCAAGGACCACGCGCACGACCAGAAGGGCAATAACGACCTCCTGATCCTGTCGCAGCCCGACGCGATCCGGCAGATCCACCTCGACTACTTTCTGGCCGGCGCCGACGTCTGCGAGACCAATACGTTCTCCGGCACCACGATCGCCCAGGCCGATTACGGCATGGAATCGATCATCCACGAGCTGAACGCGCAAGGCGCCCGGCTCGCCCGCGAGGCCGCCAAGCTGGCGCAGGAGAAGGACGGCCGCCGCCGGTTCGTGGCCGGCGCCATCGGCCCGACGAACCGCACGCTCTCGATCTCGCCGGACGTCAACAACCCCGGCTACCGGGCCGTGACCTTCGACCAGGTCCGCCAAGCCTATGTCGAGCAGGTGCGCGGCCTGATCGACGGCGGCGCCGAGCTGATCCTGATCGAGACGATCTTCGACACGCTGAACGCCAAGGCCGCGGTCGCCGCCGCGTGGCAGGTCTTCGAGGAGACCGGCATCCGATTGCCGATCCAGATCTCGGGCACGATCACGGACCTGTCCGGCCGCACCCTGTCGGGCCAGACGCCCGCCGCCTTCTGGAACTCGCTCCGCCATTCGAGCCCGCTCACCTTCGGGCTGAACTGCGCGCTCGGCGCGCGTGAGATGCGCGGCCACATCGCCGAGCTGTCGCGCATCTGCGACACCCTGGTCTGCGCCTACCCGAATGCCGGCCTGCCCAACGAGTTCGGCCTCTACGACGAGAGCCCGGAGGCGATGGGCAAGCTCGTCGGCGAGTTCGCGGAATCCGGCCTCGTCAACATGGTCGGCGGCTGCTGCGGCACCACGCCGGACCACATCCGGGCGATCGCAGAGGCCGTCGCCGACAAGAAGCCCCGGGCGATCCCCGAGATTCCGCGCCTGATGCGGCTGTCGGGCCTGGAGCCCTTCGTGCTCACGAAGGAAATCCCCTTCGTGAACGTGGGCGAGCGCACGAACGTCACGGGGTCGGCCAAGTTCCGCAAGCTCATCACCAACGGCGACTACGCGGCCGCGCTCGACGTCGCCCGCGACCAGGTCGCGGCGGGAGCCCAGGTCATCGACGTCAACATGGACGAGGGCCTGCTGGATTCCCAGAAGGCGATGGTCGAGTTCCTCAACCTCGTCGCCGCCGAGCCCGACATCGCTCGCGTGCCGGTAATGGTCGATTCCTCGAAGTTCGAGGTGATTGAGGCCGGCCTGAAGTGCCTGCAGGGCAAGCCGATCGTGAACTCGATCTCCATGAAGGAGGGCGAGGAGAAGTTCATCCACGACGCGAAGGTCTGCCGCTCCTACGGCGCCGCGGTCGTCGTGATGGCCTTCGACGAGCAGGGCCAGGCCGACACGTTCGAGCGCAAGGTCGAGATCTGCACCCGCGCCTACAAGGTGCTGACCGAGCAGGTCGGCTTCCCGCCCGAGGACATCATCTTCGATCCGAACATCTTCGCGGTCGCGACCGGCATCGAGGAGCACAACCCCTACGGCGTCGCCTTCATCGAGGCCACGCGCAAGATCCGCGAGACCCTGCCGCACGCCCACATCTCGGGCGGCGTCTCGAACCTGTCCTTCGCCTTCCGCGGCAACGAGCCGGTGCGCGAGGCGATGCACGCGGTCTTCCTGTACCACTGCATCAACGCCGGCATGGACATGGGCATCGTGAATGCCGGCCAGCTCGCCGTGTACGACGAGATCCCGGCGGAGCTGCGCGAGCTCTGCGAGGACGTCGTCCTCAACCGGCGCGAGGACTCGACCGAGCGCCTCTTGGAGGCCGCCGAGCGCTTCAAGACCGGCGCCTCCGCCCAGGCCAAGACCGCCGACCTCTCCTGGCGCGAGGGACCGGTCGAGAAGCGCATCGAGCACGCTCTGGTCAACGGCATCACCGAGTACATCGTCGCGGACACGGAGGAGGCGCGGCAAGCGGCCGAGCGCCCGCTCCACGTCATCGAGGGTCCGCTGATGGCCGGCATGAACGTGGTCGGCGACCTGTTCGGGTCGGGCAAGATGTTCCTGCCCCAGGTCGTGAAGTCGGCCCGGGTGATGAAACAGGCGGTGGCCTATCTCGAACCCTTCATGGAGGAGGAGAAGCGGGCCAACGGCGGCACCGGCCAGCGCCAGGCCGCCGGCAAGGTGCTGATGGCGACCGTGAAGGGCGACGTCCACGACATCGGCAAGAACATCGTCGGCGTGGTTCTGGCCTGCAACAACTACGAGATCATCGATCTCGGCGTGATGGTGCCGGCCGCCAAGATCCTGGAGACGGCCAAGCGCGAGAAGGTCGACATCGTCGGCCTCTCAGGGCTGATCACGCCCTCCCTCGACGAGATGGTTCACGTCGCCTCCGAGATGGAGCGCGAGGGTCTGGAGGTGCCGCTCCTCATCGGCGGCGCTACGACGAGCCGCGTCCACACCGCCGTGAAGATCCACCCGGCCTACGAGCGCGGCCAGGCGGTCTACGTGACGGATGCGAGCCGCGCGGTCGGCGTCGTCTCCAGCCTGATCTCGAAGGAGACCCGCGGGGCGACGATCGACAAGGTGCGGGCCGAGTACGCCAAGGTGGCCGACGCCCATCGCCGCTCCGAGGCCGACAAGCAGCGCCTGCCGCTGGCCAAGGCGCGGGCCAACGCCTTCAAGATCGACTGGTCGGGCTACAAGCCGACGAAGCCGAGCTTTACCGGAACGCGCGTCTACGGGTCGTACGAGGTGGCGGACCTCGTCCCCTACATCGACTGGACGCCCTTCCTGCAGACCTACGAGTTCAAGGGCCGCTTTCCCGCGATCCTCGACGATCCCGAGCAGGGCCCGGCCGCCCGCGCCCTGTTCGAGGACGCGCAAGCCATGCTCAAGCAGATCGTGGAGGAGCGCTGGTTCAACCCGAAGGCGGTGATCGGCTTCTGGCCGGCCAACAGCGTCGGCGACGATATCGCGCTCTATACCGGCGAGAGCCGGCAGGAGCGGCTTGCGACCTTCCACGGCCTGCGCCAGCAGCTCTCGAAGCGCGACGGGCGCCCGAATACCTGCCTGTCGGACTTCGTGGCGCCGGAGGGGACCGGCATCGCCGATTACGTGGGCGGCTTCGTCGTGACGGCGGGCCTGGAGGAGGTGCGCATCGCCGAGCGCTTCGAGCGGGCGAACGACGATTACCGCTCGATCCTCGTCAAGGCGCTCGCCGACCGCATCGCCGAGGCCTTCGCCGAGCGCATGCACGAGCGGGTGCGCAAGGAGTTCTGGGGCTACGCGCCCGACGAGAGCTTCACCGCCGACGATCTCGTGCACGAGAAGTACGATGGCATCCGCCCGGCACCCGGCTACCCGGCCCAGCCCGACCACACCGAGAAGACGACTTTGTTCGACCTCCTCAAGGCTGAGAGCCGCATCGGCGTGAAGCTCACCGAATCCTACGCGATGTGGCCCGGTTCCTCCGTGTCGGGCATCTATATCGGCCATCCGGAGGCGCACTATTTCGGCGTCGCCAAGGTCGAGCGCGATCAGGTCGAGGACTACGCCGCCCGCAAGGGCATGGACGTGGCGCAAGTCGAGCGCTGGCTCGGGCCGATCCTGAACTACGACCCGGCCCGCTACCTCGCGGCTGCCGCCGAATAG
- a CDS encoding cupin domain-containing protein — translation MPPAPANLLAGLPPSLPEEMLSEILSRPDLRIERIVSTGHASPPGFWYDQPWDEWVLVLAGAARLRLADEAEDRALTPGDHVLLPAGTRHRVAWTSPDEPTVWLAVHCPPRRDG, via the coding sequence ATGCCCCCTGCCCCTGCCAACCTTCTCGCCGGCCTGCCCCCCAGCCTGCCCGAGGAGATGCTCTCCGAGATCCTGTCCCGGCCGGACCTGCGGATCGAGCGGATCGTCTCGACGGGTCACGCCAGCCCTCCGGGCTTCTGGTACGACCAGCCGTGGGACGAGTGGGTGCTGGTTCTCGCGGGCGCCGCCCGCCTGCGCCTCGCCGACGAGGCGGAGGACCGTGCCCTCACGCCGGGCGATCATGTTCTGCTGCCGGCAGGCACCCGCCACCGGGTCGCGTGGACCAGCCCGGACGAGCCGACCGTGTGGCTGGCCGTGCACTGCCCCCCGCGGCGGGACGGCTGA
- the fae gene encoding formaldehyde-activating enzyme, whose translation MSEIWFRTGEATVLAAEGQYTDAMPEVLIGSVRGPVGQAFASMMGQVQGHTRMFVVRDLNQLVRPATMMTTKVTIHTAEYAELLGGVVQAATGDAIIDCIIEGILPQDGLDELCMIIMIWLDERCAAHEDLDRKDLYRTNYEATKLAIGRAMKGEPTVEELIANRKTVKHYALEDVIDY comes from the coding sequence ATGTCCGAGATCTGGTTCCGCACCGGCGAGGCCACCGTGCTCGCCGCCGAGGGGCAGTACACAGACGCGATGCCCGAGGTGCTGATCGGTTCGGTCCGCGGCCCGGTGGGCCAGGCCTTCGCGTCGATGATGGGTCAGGTGCAGGGCCACACCCGCATGTTCGTGGTGCGCGACCTCAACCAGCTGGTGCGCCCGGCCACCATGATGACCACCAAGGTCACCATCCACACGGCCGAGTACGCCGAACTGCTCGGCGGCGTCGTCCAGGCGGCGACCGGCGACGCCATCATCGACTGCATCATCGAGGGCATCCTTCCCCAGGACGGGCTCGACGAGCTCTGCATGATCATCATGATCTGGCTGGACGAGCGCTGCGCCGCTCACGAGGATCTCGACCGCAAGGACCTCTACCGCACCAACTACGAGGCCACGAAGCTCGCCATCGGCCGCGCGATGAAGGGCGAGCCGACCGTCGAGGAGCTGATCGCCAACCGCAAGACGGTGAAGCACTACGCGCTGGAAGACGTGATCGACTACTGA
- a CDS encoding ArsR/SmtB family transcription factor: MSLESARAPVAVSFPHALGVLRAAAEETRLRILALLAEGELSVSDLTDILGQSQPRISRHLKLLVEAGLVERHREGAWAFFRLCDTRAGLVDPLIAGLERAGPPLSEDRARLDAVRAQRADAAQTFFARLAPKWDQLRSLHVPEATVEAAVLDTLGPRPIRNLIDLGTGTGRMLGLLAPRAERATGLDSSHAMLSVARANLERLGLARVDLRQGDIHAPPFARASFDLVVVHQVLHYLDDPARALREAARLVAPGGRLLVVDFAPHDLEFLRESQAHRRLGFAADQVAGWLAEAGLSGIATRDLAPAEQGQLTVTLWLAQDDAREPAGAAPALTRAVA; encoded by the coding sequence ATGTCTCTCGAAAGCGCTCGGGCGCCTGTCGCAGTCTCGTTTCCCCACGCGCTCGGCGTGCTCCGCGCCGCGGCCGAGGAGACGCGCCTGCGCATCCTGGCCCTGCTGGCCGAGGGCGAGCTGTCGGTCTCGGACCTTACCGACATCCTGGGCCAGTCGCAGCCGCGCATCTCCCGCCACCTCAAGCTCCTGGTCGAGGCAGGCTTGGTCGAGCGCCACCGCGAGGGGGCCTGGGCCTTCTTCCGGCTCTGCGACACCCGCGCCGGCCTCGTCGATCCGCTGATCGCCGGGCTGGAGCGCGCAGGCCCGCCGCTTTCCGAGGACCGCGCCCGGCTCGACGCCGTGCGGGCCCAGCGCGCGGACGCCGCCCAGACCTTCTTCGCCCGGCTCGCACCGAAATGGGACCAGCTGCGCTCGCTCCACGTGCCGGAGGCGACCGTCGAGGCGGCGGTGCTCGACACGCTGGGCCCGCGCCCGATCCGCAACCTGATCGATCTCGGCACCGGCACCGGCCGGATGCTCGGCCTGCTCGCGCCCCGGGCCGAGCGCGCCACGGGGCTCGATTCGAGCCACGCCATGCTGTCGGTCGCCCGCGCCAACCTGGAGCGCCTGGGGCTGGCCAGAGTCGACCTGCGCCAGGGCGACATCCACGCGCCGCCCTTCGCCCGCGCCAGCTTCGACCTCGTGGTGGTGCATCAGGTGCTGCACTACCTCGACGATCCGGCCCGCGCCCTCCGCGAGGCCGCCCGCCTCGTGGCACCGGGCGGCCGCCTGCTCGTCGTCGATTTCGCGCCGCACGACCTCGAATTCCTCCGCGAGTCGCAGGCTCACCGCCGCCTCGGTTTCGCGGCCGATCAGGTCGCCGGATGGCTCGCCGAGGCGGGCTTGAGCGGGATCGCGACCCGCGATCTCGCACCGGCAGAGCAGGGCCAGCTCACCGTCACGCTCTGGCTCGCCCAGGACGATGCGCGCGAGCCGGCGGGAGCGGCGCCCGCCCTCACCCGCGCCGTCGCCTGA
- the metF gene encoding methylenetetrahydrofolate reductase [NAD(P)H], with amino-acid sequence MPTASHHRASRDGYRPIRVSIEFFPPKTEEMEKILWTSIERLAPLQPKFVSVTYGAGGSTRERTHNTVARMVRETSLKPAAHLTCVDATKEEVDAVVQSYWDAGVRHIVALRGDPAEGVGHAYRPHPGGYATTAELVAGIKRIGDFQVSVSAYPEKHPEAASLDADIDALKAKVDAGADQAITQFFFENEIYLRYRDKVRAAGIEIPILPGILPVQNFKAAANFARRAGASVPYWLAARFEGLENDVETRRLVAAAVAAEQVIDLVDEGVQDFHFYSMNRSDLVYAICHLLGLRAQAPKVAPAKAA; translated from the coding sequence ATGCCCACCGCCTCTCATCACCGCGCCAGCCGCGACGGCTACCGCCCGATCCGCGTCTCGATCGAGTTCTTCCCCCCGAAGACCGAGGAGATGGAGAAGATCCTCTGGACCTCGATCGAGCGGCTCGCGCCGCTCCAGCCAAAATTCGTCTCGGTGACCTACGGGGCCGGCGGCTCGACCCGCGAGCGCACCCACAACACGGTCGCCCGCATGGTGCGCGAGACCAGCCTGAAGCCCGCCGCCCACCTCACCTGCGTCGACGCGACGAAGGAGGAGGTCGACGCGGTCGTGCAATCCTACTGGGACGCGGGCGTGCGCCACATCGTGGCGCTGCGCGGCGATCCGGCCGAGGGCGTCGGCCACGCCTACCGGCCGCATCCCGGCGGCTACGCCACGACCGCGGAGCTCGTCGCCGGCATCAAGCGCATCGGCGACTTCCAGGTCTCGGTCTCGGCTTATCCGGAGAAGCACCCCGAGGCCGCGAGCCTGGACGCCGACATCGACGCCCTGAAGGCCAAGGTCGATGCCGGCGCCGACCAGGCGATCACCCAGTTCTTCTTCGAGAACGAGATCTACCTGCGCTATCGCGACAAGGTGCGGGCGGCCGGGATCGAGATCCCGATCCTGCCGGGCATCCTGCCGGTGCAGAACTTCAAGGCGGCGGCGAACTTCGCCCGCCGGGCCGGCGCCTCGGTGCCTTACTGGCTCGCCGCCCGCTTCGAGGGCCTTGAGAACGATGTCGAGACCCGCCGCCTCGTCGCGGCGGCGGTGGCGGCCGAGCAGGTCATCGACCTCGTGGACGAGGGCGTGCAGGACTTCCACTTCTACTCGATGAACCGCTCCGACCTCGTCTACGCGATCTGCCACCTGCTGGGACTGCGGGCGCAGGCCCCGAAGGTGGCGCCCGCCAAGGCGGCCTGA
- a CDS encoding Y-family DNA polymerase, translating into MPRVVSVWLRDWPVTRLRRAGGVPDDGLPLAFATAGSGGLRLTALDPAARALGLAPGEPLGRVRARVGVPLRVMPDDPEADADALARLCAWAQRYTPRLAPFGPAEGCHGLHLDVTGACHLHGGEAGLLADLARRLAAAGIPARLALADSPGAGFALARHGSEDAIHISPGAAAAALAPLPVEALRCAPANVIALKRLGLKRVGALIGAPRAPLARRFGLDLIHRLDQALGDRPEPLADLAEPARYGARRGFLDPILHQEAVVAAASALMARIAPALEADGLGARLVRLTLHRVDGVMRALDLALSRPSRCPDALAALLRLRLDRLGPGLDAGFGFESVGLDVVAAERMPDRQPDLGAAGSPGDDVADLADRLRQRLGRSLVRLIPRASHLPERADRLAPWSPGAPEAGLWAAAPLPPRPLVLLARSEPAEDVLALVPDGPPRRFRWRARRYLVAHAEGPERIGPEWWRADAEDLPERDYYVIECEAGRRLWLYRSGPHAPGQPAAWFVHGLFA; encoded by the coding sequence GTGCCGCGCGTCGTTTCGGTCTGGCTGAGAGACTGGCCGGTCACGCGTCTGCGGCGGGCGGGCGGCGTTCCTGACGACGGCCTGCCGCTGGCGTTCGCCACCGCCGGCTCCGGAGGCCTGCGCCTCACCGCCCTCGACCCGGCTGCGCGGGCGCTGGGACTCGCCCCGGGGGAACCCCTCGGCCGGGTGCGGGCGCGAGTCGGCGTGCCTCTGCGGGTGATGCCGGACGATCCCGAGGCGGACGCCGACGCGCTCGCGCGCCTCTGCGCCTGGGCGCAGCGCTACACGCCGCGGCTCGCGCCCTTCGGCCCGGCGGAGGGCTGCCACGGCCTGCATCTCGACGTGACCGGCGCCTGCCATCTGCACGGCGGCGAGGCCGGCCTTCTCGCCGACCTCGCCCGGCGGCTCGCCGCGGCGGGCATCCCGGCGCGGCTGGCGCTCGCCGATAGCCCCGGCGCGGGTTTCGCGCTCGCCCGCCACGGGTCTGAGGATGCGATCCACATATCCCCGGGCGCCGCCGCCGCGGCGCTCGCCCCCCTGCCGGTCGAGGCCCTGCGCTGCGCGCCCGCGAACGTGATCGCCCTGAAGCGGCTCGGCCTGAAGCGCGTCGGCGCGCTGATCGGAGCACCGCGGGCGCCGCTCGCCCGCCGCTTCGGGCTGGACCTGATCCACCGGCTCGACCAGGCGCTCGGCGACAGGCCCGAGCCCCTGGCGGACCTGGCCGAACCCGCCCGCTACGGGGCGCGCCGCGGCTTCCTCGACCCGATCCTGCATCAGGAGGCGGTCGTGGCGGCCGCCAGCGCCCTGATGGCGCGGATCGCCCCGGCGCTGGAGGCCGACGGGCTCGGGGCCCGCCTCGTCCGCCTGACGCTGCACCGGGTCGATGGGGTGATGCGGGCGCTCGATCTCGCCCTGTCGCGCCCGAGCCGCTGCCCGGACGCCCTCGCCGCGCTGCTGCGCCTGCGCCTCGACCGGTTGGGCCCCGGCCTCGATGCCGGCTTCGGCTTCGAGAGCGTGGGCCTCGACGTCGTCGCGGCTGAGCGGATGCCGGACCGGCAGCCGGATCTCGGCGCCGCCGGCTCACCCGGTGATGACGTCGCCGATCTCGCCGACCGCCTGCGCCAGCGCCTCGGCCGTTCCCTGGTCCGTCTGATCCCGCGGGCGAGCCACCTGCCCGAGCGGGCCGATCGGCTCGCGCCCTGGTCGCCGGGCGCGCCGGAGGCCGGCCTGTGGGCGGCGGCCCCCCTGCCCCCGCGCCCGCTGGTGCTGCTCGCCCGCAGCGAGCCGGCCGAGGACGTGCTCGCCCTTGTCCCGGACGGGCCGCCCCGCCGCTTCCGCTGGCGCGCCCGCCGCTACCTGGTCGCCCACGCCGAGGGACCGGAGCGGATCGGCCCCGAATGGTGGCGGGCCGATGCGGAGGATTTGCCGGAGCGCGACTACTACGTGATCGAGTGCGAGGCCGGGCGGCGGCTCTGGCTCTACCGCAGCGGCCCGCACGCCCCCGGCCAGCCTGCGGCCTGGTTCGTGCACGGGCTGTTCGCCTGA